The Streptomyces racemochromogenes DNA segment GGGGTGGCGGCCGCGCCGCGGACCGCGGGGGCGGGCTGGGCGCTGCCGGCCACGATGAGGGCGAGTAAGACGGCGGCCGCCTCGCTCTGCAGGATCCGGGCGGCCTGCTTCAGCCGGCCCGGATCGGGGACGGGGATGGACAGCGCCACGCATTCGGCGTTCGGGCCCGAGGTGATGGGGACGGCCGCGCACACCGTGCCGAGGGCGTACTCCTGGAGGTCGAGCAGCGGGGCGCCCGGCCCGCGCGCGTCGAGCTGGTGGAAGAGGGCCCTCTCGCTGCCGATGGTGTGCGGGGTCAGCTTGGACATCCGGTGGCGGTCCAGGTGGTCCTTCCTGTCGTCGTAGTCGAGCTGGGTGAGCAGGGCCTTGCCGACGGCGGAGGCGTGGGCGGCCGCCCTGAAGTCGACCCATTCCTCGACGACGGGTGTGCCGGGGCCGTCGGCGTACTGGGTGATGGAGACCTCGCCGTCGCTGTAGCGGGCCACGTAGACGGCGGCGCCCACGGCGTCGCGGACCCAGGCGAGGGTGTCCTTGAGGTGGCCGCGCCCGTCGCCGCCCGCCGCGTCGGTGAGCGTCAGGGCGTTGCCGGCGACGTAGGCGTCCGGCCCGGTGGGGGCGGCCAGGCTGGCGCGGACGAGCTGTTCCACCGCGCGGGCGATCACCAGCTGCGGCAGTTTCGTCTCACGGGCGATCTGGGTGAGGCTGACTCCGCCCGAGTACCGGTTGACCACTTCCAGGACGCGCAGCGCCTGGTGCACCGATTCCAGGGCGGCGGACGCCGGCCGGCCTTCGGGGCTCTTGCGGGCGGCGTGCGTCAGGTGCGGCTGCTTGAGCGCCTCGAGCGCCCACGCGTTGGCCTCCCCCGTCAGGTGGAGGGGGTTGAGGCGGGCGTGGTGGGCCACGGCCACGGCGACCGGTGGACTGGGGGTGAACACGTCTCCCAGGTCCGGGTGTTCGTGGTGGGGGCGCGCCGCGACCGCCTGGCGCAGCCGTGCGGGCAGCCGGTAGGGCGGCCGCGCGGCCCGGCCGGGCCCGCTGGTGAGCGAGCTGAGGTCCTGGGTGGTGATGGGCGGGGAGGTCCAGATCACGGAGGCGGCCAGGGCCTCTTCGAGGTCCTCGGGGACCGGCTGCAGGTGGGGCAGATGCTCCTCGGCGGGCAGGGTCCGGGCCTGCTGCTTCCAGTGCCTCGCCGTGCGTACCTCCGCGCGGGAGAGGTGGTGCAGGTAGAGGCACTGCGCGGCGGTGCGGGAGCCGGCCCCGGCCGCGTACTGGAACCAGAACCGGGCGCCTTCCGTACGGTCCGTCAGGTGGAGCAGACAGCCGAACAGCAGGGCCGAGTCCACTCCGTGCGGCCAGGATTCGGCGTGCAGGGCGAGCTCCGCGAAGTCCCGGCTCTCCACGAGGGACCAGGTCACGTCGTCCAGGACGCGGGCCGCCCGCACGTGGCAGGCGGCGTCGAGGACCAGGTCGTCGTGTGCGCAGGGGCCGCTCTGCCCGCGGGCGGGCAGGTCCGGTCCGGTGGCGCCGATCGCGGAGCGGGCCCGGTCGGCCACGATCCGGCGGGCGATGCGACGCCGGGCCGCGCCCTCGTCGTACCCCGCGTACTCCTCCGCGAGCACCGCGGCGTTCTTCAGGGCCGCGTCCAGTTCGCACAGCGGCATGTCACGGTCAGCGGGCATGTCGCTCACTGGTCCTTCTCCTCTCCGGGGATCCAGTCCACCCCGAGCTTGCGGGACAGGGTTCGGCGTGCGCCGCGTACGTGCGAACGGACCGTCGCGGGGGAGATCCCCATCATCCGTGCGACCGTGTCGGAGTCGTTGCCCAGCAGGAACGCCAGCAGCACCACGTCGTACTGCCGCTCGGACAGCTCCGCGATGGCCGCGTACAGGCCGAGCTTGGACTCCAGCAGTTCGAGGCGTTCGCGTGACGAGCGGCGCAGGGCCGAGAACCACGCCGTCTCCACCATGGCCACCTGGCGGCCGAGGGCCGCCAGCCGGCGTTCGACGTGTTCGCGGAGCACCGCCCAGGCGAAGCCGTGCAGGCTCGCCTCCTTGAGGGCCTGGCGCCACACCTTCAGGAGGAAGGTGAACACGTCGTCGACGACTTCCTGGGCGTCCTTGGCGTTGCCCAGCTGGAGGTGGGCGTAGCGCAGGTACGCTCGGTGCTGCTGGGAGTGGAACGCGGTGAACTCCACGGGCAGGACGCCCGCCAGTTCACTGGAGACCGTCTGGTCCCCCGCTGGGTCGAACTCACCTTCGCTCATGCACTCCCCCACCGTTGCTCGTCGCCGCCCTCCAGGGCGGTGGGTGTCACATCGCTCGAGAAAACACGGACCGTGGTGGTGACTATCAGCGCGAGGGCGACAATCTCGGCAACATTCACTTCGGCGTGGAACCTTCCAAATGGCGTGTGGGGTGGTCGGCTGCCTGCCCCCGTGTGCGACAGCCGTGGAGCGCGAACGCCCCCATCACCACCCCATCGGAAACGACGCCCGATCGTGCAAGCCGGTCCCGGAATTCTTCCGGAAGAGTCGCATCCGCCGTCCCGCACGCCCCCTCGGCACCAGCGCGCGCCCCCGGACACGGGTACGCGCCCCACCCCGGCCGCGGCGGTGCCGGCGGCGGGGTGGGGCGCGTACCCGAGGGTGCGGCGGCTCAGTCCTGGGCGCGGGCGGTGACCGGCGCGTCGGTCCGGTCGCCGAGGAACTCGTACCAGCGGCGCTGGAGGCACAGGTAGCGGGTGTCGGCCTCGGCGAGGTCGAGGAAGGACTCGACGGTCGCGGTGAGGCGCTCGCCGAGCCCACGGTCGCGCAGCGCGCCGTCCTCGGTGAACTCCTGATGGGCCATCGCCAGGCTGAACATGTCGGGGTAGACCCGCGCGCCGAGGTGTTCCAGCGGGACGCGCAGCGCCCACAGGCCACGGTTGCCGCCGACCATCGAGGGCGAGGCCGACACCAGCAGGACCTGCTTGTCCTTGAAGGGCTGCGGCCGGACGCGGGAGACCCAGTCGACGGCGTTCTTGACCACGCCCGGGACGGAGGCGTTGTACTCGGGCGAGGCGATGACCAGGGCCTGCGCGGCCTCGATCCGCTCGCGCAGCGCCAGTGCCCCCGGCGGCACGCCCTCGTCGGCCTCCAGGTCGCCGTCGTACAGCGGCATCGGGAAGTCGCCGAGCACGGCCGGTTCGGCGGTGGCGCCGGCCCGCACCACCAGGCTCGCGACCAGTGCGGCCAGGCGGGCGTTGACCGAGCCCGTCCGGGAGGAGCCGGAGAGCACGAGCGCGTGCAGCGAGGCCCGGCCGTTGAGTTCCCGCTGCTGGGGGCGGGCCGGATCCGACGGGAAGCGGTCCTGGTCGGTGGTGTTCACGGCTGTCTCCCTTGCCGGTGCGCGGCCTTCGGTGACGGGGGCGGGGTGCCCGAAGCGGACTGTACGGGGCCGCCGGCCGGGGCCGGTCCGGGCGCACCGTGGGGCGGCGGTACGGCCGGCGGAGATCACCCGGGTGCCCGGCACGGCCGCGCGGCGCCCGGGCCGGCGCTCTCGCACACTCGTGGCAGCGCCGCGCGGTGCGGTGCGCCGGCCGAGGGAGCGACTGTGGTGGATGTGGGACGACGTGCCGCGATGGCGGCGCTGCTGGGCGCGGGTCTGGTGGCCGCCGGGAGTGCCGCGGCCGCCGCGGCGGCGGGACCGCGGCCGCCGGCGTCGCTGCTGGGTCAGGAGATCCGGCGGCTGCCGACCTCGCGCAGGGTGGTGGCGCTCACCTTCAACGCCGCCTGGGACGAGAGCGGTCTCGAGACGGTCCTGGCGGAGCTGCGGCGGCGGAAGGCGGCCGCCACCTTCTTCCCCACCGGCCTGTTCGCGAGGGCCCGTCCCGCGGCCGTGCGGGCGATGGCCGCGGCGGGGCACGGGCTGGGCAACCACTCGCACAGCCACCCGTACTTCGACGACCTCGCCACGGCGGAGCGGGAGCGGGAGGTGCGCACCGCGGACGCGGCGATCCGTACGGCGTCCGGGGCCGAGCCGCTGCCGTTCTTCCGGTTCCCGTACAGCTCGGCCACCGAGGACGCGGTGGCGGACGTCAACGCGCTGGGGTACGCGGCGATCGAGTTCACCGACGACACGAACGGCTACCTGGGACCGGCCGGCGGGATGACGGTGGACAAGGTGGTCCGCCGGGCGGTGCGCGCCCTGGGACCGGGGGCCATCCTGCAGTTGCACGTGGGCAGCAGCGCGGGCGACGGGGTCGTCCTCGACGCGCAGGCCCTGCCGCGCATCGTCGACGCGCTGCTGGAGGAGGAGTACGCGGTCGTGGACCTGCGGGAGTTCCTGACGGCCGCGCGGTGACGGACGACCGCCCGCCCCCTCGGCCGCGGAGGCCGTGGGAGCGGGCGGTCAGGGTGTTCCCGGGCGCCCGGTCAGGGTGCCGCTGCTACCACCAGATGACGACGTAGCCGGCGCCGCCGGACTGGCCGGGGCTTCCGGCCTGGTTGGCAGCGTTGCCGCCCGCCCCGCCGTCGCCGCCCTCGGCGGCGCCCGGGGGGAGCTCGACGATGCCGTCGGCGGGGGTTCCGCCCTCGCCGACCGTCGTACCGATGCCGCCGTTCGTGCCGGCGCCGCCCGCACGGTTCACGCTGGTCGTGGTGCACGAGCCGTTGCCCCCGGTGCCACGGGCACCGCCGGCACCCGGGCTGGTGGTACCGGCGCCACCGCCGCCACCGCCGCCGCCACCGGTGGCGGTGGCGAGGGTGGTGCTGGTCGCCGTCGCGACGACGGTCGTGGGCTCGCCCGGGTTGCCGGAGGTTCCCGGGGCGCCCGCGGGACCGCCGCCGCCCGCGGATCCCCCGTCGCCGATGTCCACGCCGTAGTCGGCCAGCGGGCGTACGTTCAGGACGCACCAGGTGAAGCCGCCGGCGCCACCGCCACCGCCCGCACCGCCCGGGGCGGTGGCGGACGCGCCGCCACCGCCACCGCCGCCACCGCCGGCGCCCCAGGCCTGGACGAACACGGTCGTGACGCCCGCCGGCACGGTGAAGGTGTTGTCGGAGGTGAACTGGCGCAGACCGTGCGGGAACTGCACGGCCTTCTTCTTGTGGTCGTCCTTGCCCTTGTCCTGGTGCCTCTGGTCCTGGGCCGACGGCTTGGGTCCGTCCGCGAACGCCGCCGGGGCGGTCGCCACCAGCTGGCCGGACAGGGCCGCGGCCGCGGCGAGGGAGACGAGCAGCAGCCGGGACCGGGTCCGGGGCCGTCGGGAGACCTTCTGAGCGTTGAGGTTCATGACTTCCTTCCCCGCCGGCGCCGAGGAGCGCCGCGGGAGCGCGAGGGAACGGTCGCGTGGGCCCCCGTGGCCCGTGGGCCGGGCCGGGCGCCTCTCCACGCGGTGCACATATCACCGGTCCCCGCCGCCGGGGCCTGGCCGACTGGCCGGGGGTGTGGGCCGCTCAGGTGAGGGGTTCGTCAACGCGGAGCAACGGCGCCCCACCCGAACGGGGGCGCGGTGCGCCCCCGGCGGCCGGGCGGAACGGCGGGGTCCGGGTGTGGGGGCGGCGGGGCCATGGGGCAGGATGACAGTTCCGTTCGGAATGCGTACATCCGCTCCAACGGCGCTGCTCACGACACGACCTGACAGGTGACAAGGTGACGACACAGCACATACGGCGGCCCGCCGCGGCCCGTTCCCTCACCCTCCACTGCGCGGGGGCCGGGCGGTGACCCGGGACCTCGTCCTGCACGACTGGGTGGTGGCGGGCGTCGCGCTGGCCACCGGCGGCGTGGCCGGTCTGGTCCTGCGGGCGCTGATGAAGTGGCTGGCCAAGCACGCGAGCCGGACCAAGTGGAGCGGGGACGACGTCATCGTCGACGCGCTGCGGACGATCGTCCCCTGGGCGGCGGTGATCGCCGGGGCCGCGGTGGCCGCTTCGGCGCTGCCGCTCACCGCGCGGGTCGGGGGCGTGGTCGACCAGTCGCTGACGGCGGTGCTCATCGTCATCGCCACCTTCAGCGCGGCGCGGGTCGTGGCGGGTCTGGTCCAGTCGGTGGCGGCGTCCCGTACGGGTGTCGCGGCGTCGGCGACGATCTTCGTCAACATCACCAGGATCGTGGTGCTGACGATGGGCGTCCTGGTGGCCCTGGAGACCCTCGGGGTGTCCATCGCCCCGCTGGTCACCGCGCTGGGCGTGGGCGGTCTGGCGGTCGCGCTGGCCCTGCAGGACACCCTCGCCAACCTCTTCGCCGGGGTGCACATCCTCGCCTCCAAGACCGTCCAGCCGGGTGACTACATCCGTCTGACCAGCGGTGAGGAGGGGTACGTCGTCGACATCAACTGGCGCAACAGCGTGGTGCGCAACCTGTCGAACAACCTGGTGATCATTCCCAACGGCCGGCTGGCGCGGACGAACATGACCAACTACAGCCAGCCCGAGCAGAAGCTGTCGATCCTGGTGCAGGTCGGGGTGGGCTACGAGAGCGACCTGGAGCACGTGGAGCGGGTGACGCTCGACGTCGTCGACAGCGTGATGGCCGACATCACCGGCGGGGTCCCGGACCACGAGGCCGCGGTGCGCTTCCACACCTTCGGGGACTCCAGGATCAACTTCACGGTGATCCTGGGCGTGGGCGAGTTCAGCGACCAGTACCGGATCAAGCACGAGTTCATCAAGCGCCTGCACCAGCGGTACCGGACGGAGGGCATCTCGATCCCGGCGCCCGCGCGCACGGTCTCGCTCCGGCAGGACGAGGCGGGGGCGCCGCTGCCCCTCCCGCCGGTCCCGCACCAGCGGGACGCGTCGTCCGAGGTGCTGGCGGACCGGCGGCGGTAGGGGTGAGGCGTCAGCCCACCCAGGCGGACGTCATGGCCTGGACGGCCGAGCCGTCCAGGTCGGCGAGCTTGGTCGCGACGAAGTCGCGGGCCCAGTCGGAGGTCTGGACGCGGAAGGCGGGCCGCTCGGCGGTCAGGGCCTCGGTGATCGGCGCGGCCGCCTCGGCCGGGGTCTGGGCCGTGGTGAACGAGGTGACCGTGCGCTCGACGTACGTCCGCAGCGCCGGGGCGTAGGGGCCGGCCGCGGTGAGCATGGCGGGCAGGTCCACGCCGATGGAGTTGACGAACTCGCTGGCCACCGCGCCCGGTTCGACGAGGGTGACGGCGACGCCGGCGGTCGCGGCGACCGGGGCGAGGGACTCCATGAAGCCCTCGACGGCGAACTTGGCGGCGCAGTAGGCCTCGTTGAAGGGCTGGCCGATCACGCCGCCGACGCTGGTGACCGTGATCAGGCGGCCGCGCGAGGCGCGCAGGTGCGGCATCGCGGCCCGGGTGACCTGGACGACGCCGAAGAAGTTGACCTCCATGGTGGCGCGGACGTCCTCGACCGTGCCCTGTTCGATCGTCCCGACGTGGCCGGCGCCGGCGTTGTTCACCACGGCGTCGAGCCGTCCGTGCTCGGCGAGCAGCTCCTCCAGGCAGGTGTCGATGGACGCGGGGTCGACCACGTCGAGCCGCTTGACCTGGACCAGGTCCTCGACCCCCGCCTCGACGGCGGCCCGGCGCAGCGGGCCCGCCTTCGCGGTGTCGCGCATGGTGGCGACGACCTGCCAGCCCGCCCGGGCGGCGAGGACGGCGGCCGCGAGGCCGATGCCGGAGGAGGTGCCGGTGATCAGGACGGTCTTCGGGGTGGCGGTGCTGCTCATGGGAGGTGCTCCGGGGGGACGAGGGGAGAATTAGGTGTGTGCACACACAATATATTTATGTGCGTGCACACGCAAGCGGCTAGGCTGCCGGTATGGCGCGCACAGACCTCACCATGGGTGACCTCACCGCCCGGGACCACGCCTTCTACGGCCTGATCTGGGCGGGCACCACCCTCTCCGCCCGCATCGACCAGGAGCTCACGCGGGCCCACGGCCTGCCGCTGTCCTGGTTCGAGGTGATGCTGTGGCTCAACGGCCAGAGCGAGCCGGTCGCCGCCTCCGCGCTGGGGGCCAAGACCCTCCTCAGCCGCAGCCAGGTCTCCCGCGTCGTCGACCAGCTCCAGGCCCGGGGCCTGGTCGACCGGGTCCCCTCCCCCACGGACGCCCGCTCCGTCTGCGTACGCCTGACCGCCGACGGCCGCCGGGCCTTCGCCGAGGCGGACGCGACCCGCCGGGAGGCCCTGCGGGAGGTCTTCGACGACCGCCTCGACGACGCGGACATCGAAGCCCTCGAAACCGTCTGGGCGAAGCTCAAACGGCGCTGAGCGCGCGGGCGTTCCGCAGTGGCGAGAGCAGGAGCGGAAGGACCGCGAGGAGTTCCCCCAGTGCGCCGATCCACATCGCCGGCCGGGCGCCGAGCCACTGCCCCAGCAGCCCGCCGGCCAGGGCGCCGAGGGGCATGGCACCCCACACCACGAAGCGGAACGTCGCGGCGGTGCGGCCGAGCAGGGGCGCGGGGCACACCCGCTGCCGGTACGCGACCGAGGTGATCTTGAAGGTCATGAAGGCGGTCCAGCCCAGCCCCTGGAGGGCGACGGCGGCCGCGAACCGCCAGTCGTCCCGGTAGAGGGGCACGGCCGACAGCCACAGCACGCCGCTGACGGCCACGGACGCGCACATCGCCCGGCCCTCGCCCACCCTGGCGGCGACGCGCAGGGTGAGCAGGCTGCCGAGGAGGCCGCCCAGGGCCTCCACCGTGAACACGGCCCCGCACAGCAGCGGGGACAGCCCGAGTTCCCCCGCGAGCAGCACCATCAGCATGGCGGCGCCGACGGTGCCGAACAGGTTGGAGACGGCGGAGGCGGCGGTGATCGCCCGCAGGGTCCGGTCGCCGAGGACGAAGCGCAGCCCCTCGGCGATCTCGACGCGCAGGCTCGCGCGGGCCCCTGCGGCGGGGCGCGGCTCGGGCCGGCGCACGCGCGAGACGAGGAACGCCGAGAGCAGGTAGCTGACGGCGTCGACGGCGAGGGCCACGGGCGCGGTCAGCGCTGCGACCAGCACTCCGGCCAGGCCGGGCCCGGCGACCTGGGTGACGTTGCGGGTGGCTTCCAGGCGGACGTTGGCGTCCGCGAGGCGGTCCGGCTCGACCAGCCGGGGCAGTGCGCTCTGGGCGGCCACGTCGGAGAAGACCGTGCACACCGACATCCCGAAGGCCACGGCGTACAGGTGGGGCAGCGACAGCACGTCCAGCCCCGCGGCCATCGGGACGGACAGCAGCAGGGCGGCCCGGCCCAGGTCGCCCGCGATCATCACGGGGCGGTGGCGCAGCCGGTCCACCCATGCGCCGGCGGGCAGTCCGATCAGCAGGAAGGCCAGGTACTCGCACGTCACGAGCAGTCCGGCCTCGAACGCGGTGGCCTCGAGGACACCGATGGCCACGAGCGGCAGCGCGAGGAGGGTCACGGCGGAGCCGGCCTGGCTGACGGTGTCGGCGGTCCAGAGCCGGCGGAAGTCGGCGTGGAGGGGGAGGTGGTTCTTCATGCCGCGAAGATGTCGGCCGCGGGGGTGGCCGGGCCAATGTTTTAGGCTGAGCGAAAAGGTCCGACGTGGGGGTGGGTACGTGGGGGAAGTGCGGTTCGGGGTGCACGACGTCGCCGGCATCAGGTTCGCCGTATCGCCGCTGTGGGAGACCGTGGCCGCCTTCCGGGCCACCGCCGACCCCGGGCGGCACGCGGTCCATCTGCCGTGGATCAAGTCGGTGCTGCCGCTGCGCGAGGACCGCTCGCTCGCCGGCCGGATCGCGCCGCTGCGTGCGGCGGCCGCCTCCCCGGGGTTCACCACGCCGCCGCCGCGCTGCCCGCTGGCCGAGTTCGAGGAGGAACTCGCCCTGATGGGGGCCGCGCCGGAGCCGGCCGGGGCGTTGCGGGCCTGGTGGGAGGCGGCGGTCCGGCCGTACTGGCCGCGGATCCGGGCCGTGCTGGAGGCGGACATCGCGTACCGCACGCGCCAGCTCGCCGAGGACGGCATCCAGGAGGTGTTCGCCCGCCTGCACCCGTCACTGCACTGGACCGGCGACCGGCTGGTGTCCGACGACCTGCCCCCGGCCGGGCCGGACCTCGGCGGCACGGGCATCGTCCTGGCCCCCAGTGCCTTCGCCGTGCGCTGCCACCTGCTGGCCGGCACCGGGACCGCTCCCCCGGCGCTCGTCTACCCCTCGCGGGCCGTGGGCGGCCTGTGGGAGCGGCGGGGCACCCGGGCGGACGGGCTGGCCCGGCTGCTGGGCCGCAGCCGGGCCCGGCTCCTCGCCCTCACCGGTTCGCCCAGCACCACCACGCAGCTGGCGGCCGTCAGCGGGCTCAGCCTCGGCGCGGTGTCCCAGCACCTGTCGGTGCTGCGCGACGCCGGTCTCGTCACCGGCCACCGCTACCGGCGCGAGGTGCACTACACGGCGACCGAGCTCGGCACCGCCCTGCTGGAGCGGTCCTGAGCGGCCGGCCCGCACGCGTCGGCGCCGCCGCCGAGGGTCAGCCCGTGAACAACTGGCGCATCTTCAGGGCCAGTTCGTACATGCCGTAGCCGAAGGGGAGCCCGACCCAGAGCCAGGCGACGACGGACAGCGTGCGGCGCCGGCCGGTCACGGGGCGGCTCCCTCGGGGGTGGCGGGAACGGCCCGCGGGGCGGCGTCCGGTGGTTCGTGGTGGCGGGGGTGCACGGGCCGTACGAGTTCGTTGGCCACGAAGCCGACGGCCAGCAGGCCGATCATGATGAGGAACGAGGTCCCGTAGAGGGCGGTGCCGGTGCGCCCGGCCGCCTTCCCGGCGTCCGCCACGGCGTTGACGATCAGCGGGCCCACGATGCCGGCCAGCGACCACGCGGTCAGCAGCCGGCCGTGGACGGCGCCGACCTGGTGGACTCCGAAGAGGTCCTTCAAGTAGGCGGGGATCGTGGCGAATCCGCCCCCGTAGAAGGAGAGGATGACGGCGGCGCAGGCGATGAACAGGGTCTTCGAGGAGTTTCCGTTCAGCGCGATGAGGAGGTACATCAGCGCACCGGCGCCCAGGTAGAGGCGGTAGACCCGTTTGCGGCCGACGAGGTCCGAGGCCGACGACCACACGAAGCGGCCGAGCATGTTGGCGAGGGACAGCAGCCCGACGAAACCGGCCGCGGCTCCCGCGGACACCGGCGCCGGCGTACCGGCGAAGAAGTCCGTGATCATCGGGGCGGCCTTCTCCAGGATGCCGATGCCCGCGCTCACGTTGGTGCACAGGACCACCCACAGGCACCAGAACTGCGGGGTGCGCAGCGCGGCGCGGGCGGAGACCCGGGGGCCGGGCGCCGGCCGGTCCCCGCTCGCGGCCGGGGCACCGGGCGGCGTCCAGCCGGGTGGGGGGAGCCGCACGAGCAGCACCCCGAAGGCCATGAAGACGGCGTAACCGGCCCCCATGGCGAGGAAGGTCTTCGAGATGCCCGAGGAGTCGCGGCCGAAGGCGTCCAGCAGCCGCGCCGTCCACGGCGCGGCGATCAGGGCCCCGCCGCCGAAGCCCATGATGGCGATGCCGGTGGCCATGCCGGGCCTGTCGGGGAACCACTTGATGAGGGTGGAGACCGGCGAGATGTAGCCGATCCCGAGGCCGATGCCGCCGACGCAGCCGTAGCCGAGCACCACGATCCAGTACTGGCGGGTGGCGGCACCGAGGGAGGCGACGAGGAACCCGGACGTGAAGCACACG contains these protein-coding regions:
- a CDS encoding polysaccharide deacetylase family protein, with product MGRRAAMAALLGAGLVAAGSAAAAAAAGPRPPASLLGQEIRRLPTSRRVVALTFNAAWDESGLETVLAELRRRKAAATFFPTGLFARARPAAVRAMAAAGHGLGNHSHSHPYFDDLATAEREREVRTADAAIRTASGAEPLPFFRFPYSSATEDAVADVNALGYAAIEFTDDTNGYLGPAGGMTVDKVVRRAVRALGPGAILQLHVGSSAGDGVVLDAQALPRIVDALLEEEYAVVDLREFLTAAR
- a CDS encoding MarR family winged helix-turn-helix transcriptional regulator, with translation MARTDLTMGDLTARDHAFYGLIWAGTTLSARIDQELTRAHGLPLSWFEVMLWLNGQSEPVAASALGAKTLLSRSQVSRVVDQLQARGLVDRVPSPTDARSVCVRLTADGRRAFAEADATRREALREVFDDRLDDADIEALETVWAKLKRR
- a CDS encoding NADPH-dependent FMN reductase produces the protein MHALVLSGSSRTGSVNARLAALVASLVVRAGATAEPAVLGDFPMPLYDGDLEADEGVPPGALALRERIEAAQALVIASPEYNASVPGVVKNAVDWVSRVRPQPFKDKQVLLVSASPSMVGGNRGLWALRVPLEHLGARVYPDMFSLAMAHQEFTEDGALRDRGLGERLTATVESFLDLAEADTRYLCLQRRWYEFLGDRTDAPVTARAQD
- a CDS encoding MFS transporter small subunit, whose amino-acid sequence is MTGRRRTLSVVAWLWVGLPFGYGMYELALKMRQLFTG
- a CDS encoding MFS transporter, which produces MKNHLPLHADFRRLWTADTVSQAGSAVTLLALPLVAIGVLEATAFEAGLLVTCEYLAFLLIGLPAGAWVDRLRHRPVMIAGDLGRAALLLSVPMAAGLDVLSLPHLYAVAFGMSVCTVFSDVAAQSALPRLVEPDRLADANVRLEATRNVTQVAGPGLAGVLVAALTAPVALAVDAVSYLLSAFLVSRVRRPEPRPAAGARASLRVEIAEGLRFVLGDRTLRAITAASAVSNLFGTVGAAMLMVLLAGELGLSPLLCGAVFTVEALGGLLGSLLTLRVAARVGEGRAMCASVAVSGVLWLSAVPLYRDDWRFAAAVALQGLGWTAFMTFKITSVAYRQRVCPAPLLGRTAATFRFVVWGAMPLGALAGGLLGQWLGARPAMWIGALGELLAVLPLLLSPLRNARALSAV
- a CDS encoding mechanosensitive ion channel family protein, producing the protein MTRDLVLHDWVVAGVALATGGVAGLVLRALMKWLAKHASRTKWSGDDVIVDALRTIVPWAAVIAGAAVAASALPLTARVGGVVDQSLTAVLIVIATFSAARVVAGLVQSVAASRTGVAASATIFVNITRIVVLTMGVLVALETLGVSIAPLVTALGVGGLAVALALQDTLANLFAGVHILASKTVQPGDYIRLTSGEEGYVVDINWRNSVVRNLSNNLVIIPNGRLARTNMTNYSQPEQKLSILVQVGVGYESDLEHVERVTLDVVDSVMADITGGVPDHEAAVRFHTFGDSRINFTVILGVGEFSDQYRIKHEFIKRLHQRYRTEGISIPAPARTVSLRQDEAGAPLPLPPVPHQRDASSEVLADRRR
- a CDS encoding ArsR/SmtB family transcription factor yields the protein MGEVRFGVHDVAGIRFAVSPLWETVAAFRATADPGRHAVHLPWIKSVLPLREDRSLAGRIAPLRAAAASPGFTTPPPRCPLAEFEEELALMGAAPEPAGALRAWWEAAVRPYWPRIRAVLEADIAYRTRQLAEDGIQEVFARLHPSLHWTGDRLVSDDLPPAGPDLGGTGIVLAPSAFAVRCHLLAGTGTAPPALVYPSRAVGGLWERRGTRADGLARLLGRSRARLLALTGSPSTTTQLAAVSGLSLGAVSQHLSVLRDAGLVTGHRYRREVHYTATELGTALLERS
- a CDS encoding RNA polymerase sigma factor, with translation MSEGEFDPAGDQTVSSELAGVLPVEFTAFHSQQHRAYLRYAHLQLGNAKDAQEVVDDVFTFLLKVWRQALKEASLHGFAWAVLREHVERRLAALGRQVAMVETAWFSALRRSSRERLELLESKLGLYAAIAELSERQYDVVLLAFLLGNDSDTVARMMGISPATVRSHVRGARRTLSRKLGVDWIPGEEKDQ
- a CDS encoding SDR family NAD(P)-dependent oxidoreductase; translation: MSSTATPKTVLITGTSSGIGLAAAVLAARAGWQVVATMRDTAKAGPLRRAAVEAGVEDLVQVKRLDVVDPASIDTCLEELLAEHGRLDAVVNNAGAGHVGTIEQGTVEDVRATMEVNFFGVVQVTRAAMPHLRASRGRLITVTSVGGVIGQPFNEAYCAAKFAVEGFMESLAPVAATAGVAVTLVEPGAVASEFVNSIGVDLPAMLTAAGPYAPALRTYVERTVTSFTTAQTPAEAAAPITEALTAERPAFRVQTSDWARDFVATKLADLDGSAVQAMTSAWVG
- a CDS encoding L-lactate MFS transporter; this encodes MFAGLRTPAPPGWSRWLVPPAALSVHLAIGQAYAWSVFKPPLETSLGLSGTASAVPFQLAIVMLGLSAAFGGTLVERHGPRWAMTVSAVCFTSGFLVASLGAATRQYWIVVLGYGCVGGIGLGIGYISPVSTLIKWFPDRPGMATGIAIMGFGGGALIAAPWTARLLDAFGRDSSGISKTFLAMGAGYAVFMAFGVLLVRLPPPGWTPPGAPAASGDRPAPGPRVSARAALRTPQFWCLWVVLCTNVSAGIGILEKAAPMITDFFAGTPAPVSAGAAAGFVGLLSLANMLGRFVWSSASDLVGRKRVYRLYLGAGALMYLLIALNGNSSKTLFIACAAVILSFYGGGFATIPAYLKDLFGVHQVGAVHGRLLTAWSLAGIVGPLIVNAVADAGKAAGRTGTALYGTSFLIMIGLLAVGFVANELVRPVHPRHHEPPDAAPRAVPATPEGAAP